A part of Rhinatrema bivittatum chromosome 16, aRhiBiv1.1, whole genome shotgun sequence genomic DNA contains:
- the LOC115077557 gene encoding olfactory receptor 1F1-like translates to MAYDRYVAICNPLRYPLIMTKKLCISFVAASWIIGSLDTVPLAVLISQYYFCGSNEINHFFCDPNALLKLSCSDTHNFEILVLSEGIFVGVITFFLTLSSYIFIIAAILKIRSSEGRHKAFSTCSSHLTVVLLFYGTVLCVYMRPSSMQSPEQDKMFALLYTVLTPMLNPLIYSLRNEEVKNAFRKFIFRK, encoded by the coding sequence ATGGCCTACGACCGCTATGTAGCAATATGCAACCCCTTGCGTTACCCACTCATAATGACTAAAAAACTATGTATCTCATTTGTAGCTGCTTCATGGATAATTGGTTCTCTAGATACAGTTCCTTTAGCTGTTTTAATATCCCAATACTACTTTTGTGGTTCCAATGagattaaccatttcttctgtgaccccAATGCGCTGCTAAAGCTTTCCTGTAGTGATACACACAATTTTGAAATACTAGTTCTTTCTGAGGGGATTTTTGTGGGTGTCATCACATTTTTTCTAACTCTGTCATCCTACATCTTTATCATCGCAGCCATCCTGAAAATCCGCTCTTCTGAAGGGAGAcacaaggccttctccacctgctcctcccacctcacagtcGTTCTTCTATTCTATGGGACAGTTCTATGTGTCTACATGAGGCCAAGTTCAATGCAATCACCAGAGCAAGACAAAATGTTTGCCCTCCTGTACACGGTTCTAACTCCCATGCTAAACCCCCTGATTTATAGTCTGAGAAATGAAGAAGTAAAAAATGCTTTCAGAAAATTCATCTTTAGAAAGTAA